The Larus michahellis chromosome 2, bLarMic1.1, whole genome shotgun sequence genome window below encodes:
- the NPBWR1 gene encoding neuropeptides B/W receptor type 1, producing the protein MENSSLPEINSSCMDGPMNCAGRGDGGLNMSGPALSPSFYLTVPVIYSVICAVGLTGNTAVIYVILKAPKMKTVTNIFILNLAIADELFTLVLPINIVDYLLLQWPFGEFMCKLIISIDQYNTFSSIYFLTVMSIDRYLVVVATTKSRKMSYRTYRAAKIVSLCVWSFVTVIILPFTVFAKIHKEQGRSQCVFVFPQPETMWWKGSRIYTLILGFAIPVSTICILYTTMLCRLRRVHLHSNAKALDKAKKKVTLMVVVILAVCLFCWTPYHLSTVVALTTDIPQTPLIIGISYFITSLSYANSCFNPFLYAFLDDSFRRSFRKLIDCRTTS; encoded by the coding sequence ATGGAGAACTCCTCCCTCCCTGAGATCAATTCCTCATGCATGGATGGGCCCATGAactgtgctgggagaggggatggggggctgAATATGTCCGGTCCCGCCCTGAGCCCCAGTTTCTACCTCACGGTGCCTGTCATCTACTCTGTCATCTGTGCCGTGGGGCTTACAGGCAACACCGCCGTCATCTATGTAATCCTCAAAGCCCCGAAGATGAAAACGGTCACCAACATCTTCATCCTCAACCTGGCCATTGCTGATGAGCTCTTTACCTTAGTGCTGCCCATCAACATTGTTGACTACTTGCTCCTTCAGTGGCCCTTTGGAGAGTTCATGTGCAAGCTCATCATCTCTATAGACCAGTACAACACCTTCTCCAGCATCTACTTCCTCACTGTCATGAGCATCGACCGTTACCTAGTTGTGGTGGCCACCACCAAGTCCAGGAAGATGTCCTACCGCACCTACCGAGCAGCCAAGATTGTGAGCCTCTGTGTCTGGTCCTTCGTCACAGTCATCATCCTGCCCTTCACTGTCTTTGCTAAGATCCACAAAGAGCAGGGGCGCTCCCAGTGTGTCTTTGTGTTCCCCCAACCTGAGACCATGTGGTGGAAAGGCAGTCGGATCTACACCCTTATTTTAGGTTTTGCCATCCCAGTGTCCACCATCTGCATCCTCTATACCACCATGCTATGCAGATTGAGACGTGTGCACCTCCATAGCAATGCAAAAGCCCTggacaaagccaaaaaaaaagtgacactgaTGGTGGTTGTCATCCTGGCTGTGTGCCTGTTCTGCTGGACGCCCTATCACCTTAGCACAGTGGTGGCCCTCACCACAGACATCCCACAAACTCCACTCATCATTGGGATTTCCTACTTCATCACTAGCTTGAGTTATGCCAACAGTTGCTTCAACCCTTTCCTGTATGCCTTTCTGGATGACAGTTTCCGGAGGAGCTTTCGCAAACTTATAGATTGCAGAACCACCTCATAA